DNA sequence from the Calidithermus timidus DSM 17022 genome:
CGAGGGGGTCAGGGGCAGGAGGTAGCCCAGGCTGTTCCAGGGCCAGGCAAGGGCTTCAAAGCGCACCAGGAAAAGACCCAAGAAGACGAACTGGAGGAGGCCCAGCACCGCTACCGGTACGAGGCCTCCCAGGGCCAATAGCCCCAACAGGATGGCGCTCTCCCCGGGGGCTGCGCGGAAGATGTGCCGCAGCGCTGGGAACAATAGGGACCAGAGGGGGCTTTTTCTATCCAGCCGTGACCACCTCCTGCCCTTCAGGATACTTTTGCCAGCGCTTGGGGCTCATGAAGTTAGAGACAATATAATCCCATTCTTCCGCCGAAACCGGAGAAACTTCCTCCACCGTGTAGCGCTTTCGCATGGGTTGCAGCGGTTCGAAGCTCCCTTTGCTGCCGCGCTAGGGAGAGGGCCTCGGCGTATCGGCCCTGCCGGCAGAGGGCCAGGGCATTCATGGGGGGAGTATAGCCCAGACTGATTCGGAATTATACCAGATTCGGTTAGTTCGTCACCGAATGGTGACGAACTAACCCGACCGAAGGGAGTGCTCTAGGATTCAAAAAGATAGCCTCTGAAGGTCTTTGCTTTGGGGGATTATCTTTTTGAATCCGGTATTACTTAAACCCAAGTTGCAACCCAAGTTGCTACCCACCCCATCTTCTCTGTCAAAAGCCGGATGTTGTGCGCCAGGACAAAGGTGAGCACCTTCAAGACAAACCCCTCCTGCCTCAAGCGCGTGAGAAAGGGGGAGGAGGGCCAGGAGGTAGGAAATAGGAGATAGGAAATAGCGGGAATAGGAAATAGGAGGTAGGAGAAGAGGGCGAAGTCTCGGGCGAAGGCCAGGGTCTTTTGGTGGTGGCCGCCGAAGTGGAGGGCGGCCAGGATGGCGAGGGTGAGGAGGATGCTGGAGGGGGTCTTGGTTTGGGGGTCGTCGTTGTGGCCCAGAAGGGGAAGGAGGTCGTCTATGGTGCAGAAGGCCGCTATGGTCTTATCAAGCATAGCGGCCTTTATTTTTGCATCTCACGGCAAAAGGTAGGTGGTTAAGCTATTCACTTTGGCTCGAGAGAGTGGGCAATTAGCCACTACTCAGCAAAACCCAGCCCCTCAGGGGCTCCAACCGGGCAAAGTGAACAGACCCGTTCCGTACAGTGAACTCCTTGTGACTCAAGACCTCAATGAGGTGAGTTCCCTCGGGGAATGCCACCGGCAGGGCAAGCTCACGGGGCACCGGGGTGTTGTTGAGTACCACCAGCACCCGTTCCCCGCCCAGCACCCGGTAGAAAGCAAACACCCGATCCTCGGCGTAAGCCACCTCGAAGGCGCCCCGCCTCAGCACGGGGTGCGCTCTGCGCAGGGCCAGCATTTGGCGCACGGTGGCGCGGATCTCTGGCTTCCAGCGCTCCGGCTCCCAGAGCATCGGGCGGCGGCAGTCGGGGTCGTTGCCGCCCTCCATCCCGTTCTCGTCGCCGTAGTAGAGCATCGGGGCGCCAGGGTAGGTTAGCAGAAAGGTAAAAAGAAGCTGCACGAGCTTAGGGTTCCCGCTGCATTCAGTAAGGACACGCGAGGTGTCGTGGCTGCCCAGGAGGGTCAGCATCCCCCATTCCGAACCCTCGGGCAGCCGCTCGCGCAGCAGGGTGAGGGCGCGGGCAAAGCTGTCGGCGGCCAGGGCGTTCTTGAGGAAAAAGTCGAAGAGCAGCTCGCGCAGCCGGTAGTGCATGGCCCCATCGAAGGTGTCGCCCTGCAGGAAGGGCCAGGGGTCGCGCCACTCCTCGGCCACCAGGTAGGCCTCGGGGTAGCGCGCCTTCACCGCCTGCCGCAGGCGGCGCCAGAAAGGGGGCTCGAGCTCGTAAGCCACGTCCATACGCCAGCCGTCGATGCCGCGCCCTAGCCAGTAGAGCACCACTTCCTGCACGAAGGCCTCGACCTCGGGGTTCTTGGTATTGAGTCGGGGCAGCCAGCCCACCCCGCCGCAGGTGGCGTAGTTGGGCAGCTCCGGCCGCAGGGGGAAGCCGTAGGGCATGAACCAGTCGCGGTAGGGCGAGCGCTCGCCCTGTTCGAGCAGGTCTCTGAAGGGCGCGAAGCCCACGCCGCAGTGGTTGAACACCCCGTCGAGCACCAGCCGCATCCCCCGCCGTTTGATCTCAGTCACCAGCCGATCGAAGGTAGTGTCGTCGCCAAAGTGGGGATCAATCTGAAAGTAGTCGTAGGTGTCGTACTTGTGGTTGGTAGCGGCTTTAAAGATGGGGGTCAGGTAGAGGGCGTTGCAGCCCAGGTCGGCGATGTAGTCGAGGCCCTGAATGATGCCCTCGAGATCCCCACCGAAGAAGTTATCGCGGGTGGGGGCCGCGCCCCAGGGCTCGGTGCCGGGTGGGTCGTTGGCGGGGTCGCCGTTCCGGAAGCGCTCAGGAAAGATCTGGTAGAAGACGGCGTCTTGAACCCAGTCGGGGATCTGCACGGCACTACTCCTTGAGGCCGGTGTTGGTGATGCCGGCGATGAACTGCCGCTGCGCGGCGAGGAAGGCCAGGATGGCGGGTAAGGTGACGATGGTGGCGGCTGCACAAAGCAACGTCCAGAACACCCCGTACTGCCCCTGGAACATGGCTAGGCCCACCTGCACGGTGCGCATGTCCGGTGAGTTGGTCACCAAGAGCGGCCACAGGAAGTCGTTCCAGGCGAAGAGGAAGGAGAAGATCGCGCTGGCCGCGATCACCGGGGTGGACAGGGGCAGCACGATGCGGAAAAAGAGGGTCAGGCGCCCAGCTCCGTCCATCAAAGCAGCTTCCTCGAGCTCCCTGGGCAGCGAGAGGAAGAACTGGCGGAAGAGGAAGATCGCGAAGGCCGAGACCGCCCGCGGGACGATGAGGGCGTTGTAGGTGTCGATCCAGCCCAGGGCGTTCACCACCAGGAAGCTGGGGATGAGGGTCACGGGGAAGGGGATCATCATGGTGCCCAGCACCAAGAAGAACAGCAGGTTGCGCCCGGCGAAGCGCATCCGGGCGAAGGCGTAGCCGGCCATGGCCGAGAAGAGCGTCTGGGAGAGGACGATTCCCACCGTCATCACCGCGCTGTTGAGGAAGAAGCGGGGGAAGGGCGCGGCCTGCCAGGCCTTGGCGAAGTTCTCCCACTGGAAGTGCGTAGGAAATAGCAGGGGCGGCTGGTACAGCGCGCTTTCGGGCTTGAGCGCGGTGGTGAGCATCCACAGAAAGGGCATGGCTGAGAGGAAGGCTCCGCCCGCGAGCAGCAGGTGGGTCAGCACGACTCTCAAAGACCTAGCCATCCTCTTGTCCTCCTCGCGTCAAACGGAACTGCATCAGCGTGACCACAAAGATCAGGGCGAACATCACGTAGGCCACTGCCGAGGCGAAGCCCAGCTCGCTATAGCGAAAGCCCTGGCGGTAGAGGTAGTAGCCCAGCACATCGGTGCCCCCCAACGGCCCGCCCGAGGTCATCACGTAGACCAGGTCGAAGACCTGGAAGGCGTCGATGAGAGCGGTGACGACCAGGAAGAAGGTGGTCGGAGCTAGCAGAGGTAGCGTGATATAGCGGAACTGCTGCCAAGGGCCCGCCCCGTCGAGCTGGGCCGCCTCGTAGTAGGTCTTGGGGATGCCCTGCAGGGCTGCCAGGTAGACCACCATGTTGAAGCCCACCCGCTTCCATACCCCCACCACAATCACAGCCACCAGGGCCCAGGAGGGGTCGCTGAGCCAGGAAGGACCTACCAGCCCCACCTCCGCGAGCCCCCGGTTCACCACCCCCTGGGTGGGGTCGAAGAGGTACTTCCACACCACTCCGCTGGCCACGGTGGGGGTGATCACCGGCAGGAAGTAGAGCACCCGGTAGAGGGCCTGTCCCCGCATGGGCTGGTTGAGCAGCACGGCCACCCCCAGGCCGAGGGCCAGCGCTAAGAGGGTCACCCCGCCCGCGTAGCGCAGGGTGACCCAGAGCGAGTTCCAGAACTCCCCGGAGGCCAGCAGCCTGGTGTAGTTGGCCAGCCCCACGAACTCACGGGTGGGTGAGAGGCCGTTCCACTCAAACAGCGAGAGGTAGAGCGAGTAGAGGGCCGGGTAGAAGTTGAAGGTACCCAATACCGCAATGGTGGGTAGCAGGAAAAATAATGCCGCTGGTAACTCCCCAAGGGTACGCCTCCAACCCCGATGGGCAGCGGAGCCCACTTGGTGAAGGCGCACCCCATTCATCAAACACTCCCTTGCCTTAGCGCAGCAGCGGCGCGACTTCTTGTGCAGCCCGGTCGAGGGCTTCCTTGGGGCTCAGCCGACCCAGCAAGGCTTCTTGCACGTATTTAGCGAAGATATCCGAGATCTGGGGATAGCGGGCCACCGGCGGGCGGGGCCTGGCAAAGGCCATCGAGTCCACGAAGGGGCGCATCAGGGGGCGGGCGTTGCTCACCCAGGCCCGGTAGGCCGGGTCGTTCGCCACCGAACGCCGCACCGGCAGGAAGCCGGTGCTCCGGTCCCACTCGACCTGTACGGGGGTGCTGCTAAACCAGTTGATGAAGTCCCAGGCCGCCTTGGCAGCAGCCGCATCTGCGTTCTGGAAGATGAAGATCTGTTCCCCACCCATGTTGGTAGCCGGGCGTCCACCGGCAGGGTACGGGAAAGCAGCCGCGCCCAGCTCGAAGTTGACCTGCTGCGGGAAGAACTGGGTCATCCACGAGCCGTCCATCACCATCGCGGCCTCGCCGCGACCGAAGAGGCCCCACGGGGCCACCGGAGCCACCTTCTCCTTCTGCACCAGGTCCACCAGGAACTGCAGGGCCCGCACCCCCTGGGGCGAGTTAAAGGCCGGAGCGATGTTATTGGCATTGAGGAACTCGGCCCCCGCGCCCCAGAAGTACACCTGGGTCTGCCAGGTGGTGCCCTCGCCGCCCTGGGTGAAGAGCTCTATGCCCCACTTGCCGGTTTTCTCCTTGATCTGCTTAGCATAGCGCAACAGCTCGTCCCAATTGCGTGGGGGTCGGTTAGGGTCGAGCCCGGCTTGACGGAAGAGGTTTTTGTTCCAGAACAGCCCAAGGTTGGAAGCGCTCACCGGCAGGCTATAGCGCTTGCCCCGGTAGAGCCCGTAGACCAGGGGGCCGGGGAAGTAGTCGGCGAGGTTGAGGTTGCTCTGGCGGATGTAATCATCGAGCGGGGCCAGCGCGCCGCTTTGGGTGAGCAGGGGCATGGCGACCAAGTCGGAGATGGCCATGGTGGGGGTCTGCCGGGCGGTGATGGCGGTCTGCAGCTTGGTCAGCAACTCCCCGCCGGGCACGAACACTGCCTCGATGATGACGCCGGGGTGTTCCTTCTGGTAGCGCTCGATGAGGCCCTGCAGAACCTGCCCGTTGGCCCCGTCCCAGTAGTGCCAGAAGGTGAGCTTCTGCGCCGTACCCAGACTGAGGAGCGCGACGGCGGCGGTTGCGATTGCCTTGAGCCAGTGTGCTTTCATACTTTTCCTCCTTGACCGAACTAGAACGTCGGGTAGATCTCGACCGTTTGGCCGCCGCAGACGGTGTAATTGACGCCTTGGGACCAGGTGGTGTCGTTAATAAGAGGCTTGTACTCCACGCAAGTGCCCGCCGGGATGCGTTCGGTCTGCCAGGTCCACAGGTCGGGCCCCTCGTTATGCGCGCCCCGGCCCATGTCCCACCACAGGGGATACTGGCTGCCGCGGATGAAGATCGAGTTTCCCCAGCCGACGTTGTAGCGGACCTTGATCTTGGTCAGGGTGGTGGTCGGTGGGCTGTAGGGAGCGACGCTTCCGGGCACGAAGATCGCAGCCTGTTTGGCCCCCAGCGTCACGGTGATCTGCTTCCCCGTCACGCCGCCGGATTGCACCGTGACCGTCTGGCTGGTGTCGAGCAGGTTGGTAAGCACGGTTCCCACCGCCAGGGTGCTCTCCGCACGCAGGGGGATGGTGCGGGTTTGCGGATCCCAGGCGTTGGTGAATGCCGCGATCGCCTCGGCCCCACTGGAATCGACGCGCCGGGAGAAGGCGTAGACCTGGTTATCCTTCCACATCTCCCGCTGGGTGCCGCGCCGGAGGGCAACATAGTCTTTGCGGATTTGGGTGAGGCGCTGGATATGCTTGTAGATGTTGTGGTTCTGGTTGTAGCTGCTGAGCATCTCGCGGTTGTGCTCGTTGGCAATCCCTGACCATTCCTTAGGCCGGCCATCGCCGTAGTAGGCCTGCTCAGTTCCGTAGTAGACGTCTGGGATGCCGCGCGCGGCGAAGATGAAGCTTAGCGCCAGGCGCAGGCGACGCCAGTCGTCATCGCCCACGGTGAGGAAGCGGTCGCGGTCGTGGTTGTCGATGAAGGTCACCAGCCGCAGTGGGTTCTGGTACTTGTAATCCTGGGCGAACAGGTCGCCGAGCTTGTTCATGCTCTGGTCGTAGGCGAATACGTCGCGGATGGTGAAGAACAGGGGGAAGTCCAGCACGCCCCACTCGTATCGCTGGTAGTCGGCGACGTAGTCCACGCTGCCTTCAAAGACCTCCCCAAAGGTGGGTTTGCCTAGGGCTTGTTCGAACTCCTGCAGGAACCATTTGGGCATCCCGCGCGCCACATCCACCCGTGCAGCATCGAACCCTACTGTGTTAAACCAATTCTGGTACGCGCCAATGATGGCCGCCTTGGCATCCGGGTTGGACTGGTCGAGGTCGTCAAGGCCGCCTAAATCGTAATTCTCGACCTGGTACTGATTGTTCCAGTCTGTGATGTTGCCGTTGTGGTGGTACCAGTTGGGGTTGTTGAACGGGGCTGCCGGGGCGTTGTTGGGCGGGTTATACGCGGTGGCCTGGGGGTCAAGGAAGTCGCCGGTGTGATTGGGGACTACGTCGAGGATCACTGCGATGCCGTTGGCGTGGGCCAAGTTGACGAATTCTTGCAGCTTGGCGGTGTTGCCGAAGTGGGGGTTGGGCGCGTTGTAGTCGTAGGTGAAGTAGCCGTGATACCCAGCCTCACCCCCGTCCTTGCTCACGTCCTGATCGTCAGAAACCGGGGAGATCCAGATGGCCGTGACCCCGAGGTTCTTGATGTAGTTGAACTGGTTGATCAGGCCCTGCCAGTCCCCGCCCTGATAGAACTTGAGGTTGCCGGGTCGGTACTCGTTGAAGCCCTGGTTGTTGTTGTCGGGATTGCCATCGTTGAAGCGGTCGGTGAGGACCATGTATACGATGTCGTCCTCGTTGAACGGTTCGCTGGTCACTACGGCTGGGTTGGCGGGGTTTGCGGGCCCTACGCCCTCCTTTTGTGTACACCCCGCCAGTAACAGGGCCAGTCCAAGTACCAACGCCAGTTTTTGCCAAGCAGTTCTTTGTGCCATTCGTTCAACACCCCCTCGCCGTCCTCCGAGAGTGTGAGGCGGAAGCTTAAGGCCGACCACGGGTTGTTTTGTGCAGCTGCCTCACCCCCTAGACCCTGGACGACTCCCGCACCACCAACCGCGGACTGAGCACCCGGTGGGTGACCTCGGCGGTGGGGCGCTCGAGCCGTTGCAGCAGTAGCCGCGCGGCCAGCCCCCCCATCGATTCGATGGGCTGCTTCACGGTCGACAGCCCGTAGGCCTCGGCCCAGGGCTGGTCGTCGTAGCCCACCAGCCGCACCTCGCCTCCGACTTTGATCCCCTTGTGGGCGAACTCGTCGATGAGACCCTGAGCCAGTAGGTCACAGGTGGCGAAGATGTTGATCGGACCCTTGAGCTGCTGGAGAATTTCTTTTGCCGCCAGGCGCCCACCATCCCAACTGAACTCGACGGTGATCACGTTGGCCTTGGACAATTTCTCCCCGGCTTCCTGGAAGGCTTTTTGGAAGCCCTTGAGGCGCTCGCGGAAGACGCCGCTGGCGAAGGGGGTGTCGAAGCGCTCCTCGATCATGACCACGAAGGTGGGGGCGGGGCGCTCGAGGAGGTGCCGACCCGCGAGGTAGCCCCCCTCGACGTGATCCACCGTCACGCTGTCGTAGGCGGTGTGGGCGATGTCGACGAGGACGGTGGGCAGGTCGGCGGGGATCTTGCCGCCCTCGAAGAGGCGGTCGGGGTTGAGCGAGGCCAGGATCAGGCCGTCGGCGTTGTAGGGGGGGGCGGAGGGGTTGCGGTAGCGCTCGAGGCGGCGCGGGCTCAGCAGGGGGAAGAGCCCGGCATCGTAGTCGCGCTGGGCGAGCCCCTGGTCGATGCCGTTGATCAGGCGGTTGTAGAAGTCGGTGCCGATCATGGGCAGCAGAACCGAGACCGACTGGGTCTTGCCGGTGCGGAAGGTGCGGGCGGCCTGGTTAGGCCGGTAGCCGAGCTGCTCGACGGCGCGCTGCACCTTGGCCCGGGTCTCCTCGGACACGTCGCGGTAGCCGTTGAGCACCCTGGAGACCGTGCTCACGGCGACCCCGGCGAGCTGGGCCACATCCTGGATGGAGACGCGTGTGTTCATAACCCCCTTTCGGCGACGTAGCGTGGGTGACGTGCCAAAATCATTTCCGAAATCGTTTTTGTGCCTTGAATATAGATCCTGCTCCTCAAGTTGTCAATAGGGTCTCGAAGGACGAGGCGCTCTAAAAGTCTGATTCGGAAGCAGCTTTCGCCCTGCTTTTGGCAAAATCTGCTAATATTGGCAATATGCAGACCACCTTGGACCGCTTTGGGGGTGCTCATTCCCAAGAAGTTGCGTGAGCGGCTGGGCTTGCGGCCAGCGGATACCCTCGAGGTGCGCGTGGAGGAGGGCCGGCTCACCCTGCAACCCCTGCGTACCCCACCCCCCCTGCGGCGCAAGGGGAAGGTATT
Encoded proteins:
- a CDS encoding AbrB/MazE/SpoVT family DNA-binding domain-containing protein; the encoded protein is MLIPKKLRERLGLRPADTLEVRVEEGRLTLQPLRTPPPLRRKGKVLVVASEATGDLGQALTRLREDRLDELFR
- a CDS encoding carbohydrate ABC transporter permease, with the protein product MARSLRVVLTHLLLAGGAFLSAMPFLWMLTTALKPESALYQPPLLFPTHFQWENFAKAWQAAPFPRFFLNSAVMTVGIVLSQTLFSAMAGYAFARMRFAGRNLLFFLVLGTMMIPFPVTLIPSFLVVNALGWIDTYNALIVPRAVSAFAIFLFRQFFLSLPRELEEAALMDGAGRLTLFFRIVLPLSTPVIAASAIFSFLFAWNDFLWPLLVTNSPDMRTVQVGLAMFQGQYGVFWTLLCAAATIVTLPAILAFLAAQRQFIAGITNTGLKE
- a CDS encoding alpha-amylase family glycosyl hydrolase — its product is MTSEPFNEDDIVYMVLTDRFNDGNPDNNNQGFNEYRPGNLKFYQGGDWQGLINQFNYIKNLGVTAIWISPVSDDQDVSKDGGEAGYHGYFTYDYNAPNPHFGNTAKLQEFVNLAHANGIAVILDVVPNHTGDFLDPQATAYNPPNNAPAAPFNNPNWYHHNGNITDWNNQYQVENYDLGGLDDLDQSNPDAKAAIIGAYQNWFNTVGFDAARVDVARGMPKWFLQEFEQALGKPTFGEVFEGSVDYVADYQRYEWGVLDFPLFFTIRDVFAYDQSMNKLGDLFAQDYKYQNPLRLVTFIDNHDRDRFLTVGDDDWRRLRLALSFIFAARGIPDVYYGTEQAYYGDGRPKEWSGIANEHNREMLSSYNQNHNIYKHIQRLTQIRKDYVALRRGTQREMWKDNQVYAFSRRVDSSGAEAIAAFTNAWDPQTRTIPLRAESTLAVGTVLTNLLDTSQTVTVQSGGVTGKQITVTLGAKQAAIFVPGSVAPYSPPTTTLTKIKVRYNVGWGNSIFIRGSQYPLWWDMGRGAHNEGPDLWTWQTERIPAGTCVEYKPLINDTTWSQGVNYTVCGGQTVEIYPTF
- a CDS encoding carbohydrate ABC transporter permease; the protein is MGTFNFYPALYSLYLSLFEWNGLSPTREFVGLANYTRLLASGEFWNSLWVTLRYAGGVTLLALALGLGVAVLLNQPMRGQALYRVLYFLPVITPTVASGVVWKYLFDPTQGVVNRGLAEVGLVGPSWLSDPSWALVAVIVVGVWKRVGFNMVVYLAALQGIPKTYYEAAQLDGAGPWQQFRYITLPLLAPTTFFLVVTALIDAFQVFDLVYVMTSGGPLGGTDVLGYYLYRQGFRYSELGFASAVAYVMFALIFVVTLMQFRLTRGGQEDG
- a CDS encoding LacI family DNA-binding transcriptional regulator — encoded protein: MNTRVSIQDVAQLAGVAVSTVSRVLNGYRDVSEETRAKVQRAVEQLGYRPNQAARTFRTGKTQSVSVLLPMIGTDFYNRLINGIDQGLAQRDYDAGLFPLLSPRRLERYRNPSAPPYNADGLILASLNPDRLFEGGKIPADLPTVLVDIAHTAYDSVTVDHVEGGYLAGRHLLERPAPTFVVMIEERFDTPFASGVFRERLKGFQKAFQEAGEKLSKANVITVEFSWDGGRLAAKEILQQLKGPINIFATCDLLAQGLIDEFAHKGIKVGGEVRLVGYDDQPWAEAYGLSTVKQPIESMGGLAARLLLQRLERPTAEVTHRVLSPRLVVRESSRV
- a CDS encoding ABC transporter substrate-binding protein codes for the protein MKAHWLKAIATAAVALLSLGTAQKLTFWHYWDGANGQVLQGLIERYQKEHPGVIIEAVFVPGGELLTKLQTAITARQTPTMAISDLVAMPLLTQSGALAPLDDYIRQSNLNLADYFPGPLVYGLYRGKRYSLPVSASNLGLFWNKNLFRQAGLDPNRPPRNWDELLRYAKQIKEKTGKWGIELFTQGGEGTTWQTQVYFWGAGAEFLNANNIAPAFNSPQGVRALQFLVDLVQKEKVAPVAPWGLFGRGEAAMVMDGSWMTQFFPQQVNFELGAAAFPYPAGGRPATNMGGEQIFIFQNADAAAAKAAWDFINWFSSTPVQVEWDRSTGFLPVRRSVANDPAYRAWVSNARPLMRPFVDSMAFARPRPPVARYPQISDIFAKYVQEALLGRLSPKEALDRAAQEVAPLLR
- a CDS encoding glycoside hydrolase family 13 protein; its protein translation is MQIPDWVQDAVFYQIFPERFRNGDPANDPPGTEPWGAAPTRDNFFGGDLEGIIQGLDYIADLGCNALYLTPIFKAATNHKYDTYDYFQIDPHFGDDTTFDRLVTEIKRRGMRLVLDGVFNHCGVGFAPFRDLLEQGERSPYRDWFMPYGFPLRPELPNYATCGGVGWLPRLNTKNPEVEAFVQEVVLYWLGRGIDGWRMDVAYELEPPFWRRLRQAVKARYPEAYLVAEEWRDPWPFLQGDTFDGAMHYRLRELLFDFFLKNALAADSFARALTLLRERLPEGSEWGMLTLLGSHDTSRVLTECSGNPKLVQLLFTFLLTYPGAPMLYYGDENGMEGGNDPDCRRPMLWEPERWKPEIRATVRQMLALRRAHPVLRRGAFEVAYAEDRVFAFYRVLGGERVLVVLNNTPVPRELALPVAFPEGTHLIEVLSHKEFTVRNGSVHFARLEPLRGWVLLSSG